From a single Hallerella porci genomic region:
- a CDS encoding flavin reductase family protein, whose amino-acid sequence MRKDFGSKAIITPLPVLVIATYNEDGTPNAMNAAWGGQREEDQIAICLGTSHKTTENIKARKAFTVSFGTRKTEIIADFFGVVSGKKLPNKVEKSGVHVVKSAHVDAPMFEEFPLTLECKLLECSKDFDGSTYIVGQVVNTSADESVLGEDGKVDLGKVEPISYDSAAHAYRVLGEKVGKAFSDGKKLNQ is encoded by the coding sequence ATGCGGAAAGATTTTGGATCCAAGGCAATTATTACACCGCTTCCGGTTTTGGTCATCGCGACTTATAACGAAGATGGAACGCCGAATGCGATGAACGCTGCGTGGGGCGGCCAGCGCGAAGAAGATCAGATTGCGATTTGCCTCGGCACAAGTCACAAAACGACCGAAAATATCAAAGCTCGCAAAGCGTTTACCGTGAGTTTCGGAACGCGTAAAACCGAAATAATCGCAGACTTTTTCGGCGTTGTCAGTGGAAAAAAATTGCCGAATAAAGTGGAAAAATCCGGCGTTCACGTTGTGAAAAGCGCTCACGTGGATGCGCCGATGTTCGAAGAATTTCCTCTAACTTTGGAATGCAAATTATTAGAATGCAGCAAAGATTTTGACGGCAGCACTTATATCGTGGGCCAAGTCGTGAATACAAGCGCCGATGAAAGCGTTCTCGGCGAAGACGGCAAAGTGGATTTAGGAAAAGTCGAACCGATTTCGTATGATTCTGCGGCGCATGCTTACCGCGTCCTCGGCGAAAAAGTCGGGAAAGCATTCAGCGACGGAAAAAAATTAAATCAGTAA
- a CDS encoding phosphomannomutase: protein MKISVNEMMNSSGVGFGTSGARGLVSKMTDLVCYSYTHAFLAYCEKNYPSEKTVAIAGDLRPSTGRILAALATAAKDMNWNVIYSGRIPSPAIALFGIDKALPTIMVTGSHIPADRNGIKFNHPQGEISKKDETGIRAEIFDVNDEKFDADGMLKSAVELPAEDSTARVNYVKRYIDFFGSKALLGFTVGLYQHSAVGRDIIYEVLQSLGAFVIPLGRSETFIPVDTEAVRPEDIQLGAKWAKQGLDAIVSTDGDSDRPLFADATGRWIRGDVLGILAASALGINRVATPVSCNTALEKCGKFEKTLRTRIGSPYVIAGMQELDETGKTVAGYEANGGFLLETDVEMNGKILKALPTRDALLPQLAVMHLARQKMVAVEDLFRELPKRFTASDRIKEFPTEKSKAKVAEIANGKLGSQIFGSLAGKVVSEDTTDGYRMTFETGDIIHLRPSGNAPELRCYIESETPARAEELKTKVLSIMQGWKN from the coding sequence ATGAAAATTTCTGTAAATGAGATGATGAATTCGAGCGGCGTTGGTTTTGGAACAAGCGGTGCTCGCGGCTTGGTTTCGAAAATGACGGATTTAGTGTGCTACAGTTATACGCACGCTTTTCTCGCTTATTGTGAAAAGAATTATCCTTCGGAAAAAACGGTGGCGATTGCGGGCGATTTGCGTCCGAGTACAGGTCGCATTCTTGCGGCTTTAGCGACTGCAGCGAAGGATATGAATTGGAATGTCATTTACAGCGGACGCATTCCGAGTCCGGCGATTGCTCTCTTTGGAATTGACAAAGCGCTTCCGACGATTATGGTCACCGGCAGTCATATTCCCGCAGACCGAAACGGCATCAAGTTCAATCATCCCCAAGGTGAAATTTCAAAAAAAGATGAAACGGGAATTCGCGCAGAAATTTTTGATGTCAACGACGAAAAATTTGATGCCGATGGGATGCTCAAATCCGCGGTAGAACTCCCCGCAGAAGATTCAACCGCCCGCGTCAATTATGTGAAGCGTTACATCGACTTTTTCGGAAGCAAAGCACTTTTGGGATTTACCGTCGGACTTTATCAGCATTCGGCAGTGGGTCGCGATATCATTTACGAAGTGCTTCAAAGTCTCGGCGCATTTGTGATTCCTCTTGGACGCTCGGAAACGTTCATCCCTGTAGATACCGAAGCGGTTCGCCCCGAAGATATTCAACTCGGTGCGAAATGGGCAAAGCAAGGATTGGATGCGATTGTGAGCACCGATGGCGATAGCGATCGCCCGCTTTTTGCCGATGCGACCGGACGCTGGATTCGTGGCGATGTCCTTGGCATTTTGGCGGCGTCGGCTTTGGGAATAAATCGCGTGGCGACACCTGTCAGCTGCAACACCGCTCTCGAAAAATGCGGAAAATTTGAAAAGACTTTGCGCACGCGAATCGGCAGTCCATACGTCATCGCAGGCATGCAAGAATTAGACGAAACGGGAAAAACCGTCGCCGGCTACGAAGCAAATGGTGGATTCTTGCTCGAAACCGATGTTGAAATGAATGGAAAAATTTTGAAAGCGCTCCCGACCCGCGATGCGCTTCTTCCGCAGCTCGCTGTAATGCATCTCGCTCGTCAAAAAATGGTCGCTGTCGAAGATTTGTTCCGCGAATTGCCGAAGCGTTTTACAGCAAGTGACCGCATCAAAGAATTCCCGACAGAAAAGAGCAAAGCAAAAGTTGCAGAAATCGCAAACGGAAAACTCGGCTCTCAAATTTTCGGAAGTCTCGCAGGAAAAGTTGTTTCGGAAGATACGACCGATGGCTACCGCATGACTTTTGAAACGGGCGATATTATTCATTTGCGTCCGAGCGGAAACGCTCCGGAATTACGCTGCTACATCGAAAGTGAAACGCCAGCCCGTGCCGAAGAACTCAAAACGAAAGTGTTGAGCATTATGCAAGGCTGGAAAAATTAG
- a CDS encoding PorV/PorQ family protein has translation MNLTRVLSLTLLASAVSFAGGKYWNVDKGGTTMKFLSMATSPRSAALAGAGVATPQSFAEVSRNPLATTSLDYSQMGIQHIVFSDNVDAQLTSVYFGTSFRYVNVSAAMEYLGYDDIEGRDDEGFKTEDYGAMAWAVQLGIGSAPSTFNWALSARFASQSIDNSTAIAVLADGGASFVLNRYFTFGATVTNFGWVSDYESEEESAPMALQAGISGTHPILDIFDLVLHADAYRRADYDAEWRFGSELIYKKSLFFRVGYAYKPNDDNGVSAGLGIVFGRFQFDYAYQSNPVLDGNHLFHLGIGF, from the coding sequence ATGAATTTGACTCGTGTTCTGTCTCTAACTCTTCTTGCTTCTGCAGTTTCTTTTGCAGGGGGCAAGTATTGGAATGTGGACAAAGGCGGAACCACGATGAAATTTCTTTCGATGGCGACTTCACCGCGTTCTGCTGCACTTGCGGGCGCAGGAGTCGCCACACCGCAGAGCTTTGCCGAAGTTTCACGAAATCCGTTAGCGACGACTTCTCTCGATTATTCGCAGATGGGAATTCAACACATCGTCTTTTCGGACAATGTGGATGCGCAGTTGACTTCGGTTTACTTTGGAACTTCATTTCGGTATGTAAATGTCAGCGCTGCGATGGAATATTTGGGCTATGACGATATCGAAGGCCGCGATGACGAAGGATTTAAAACCGAAGATTACGGAGCGATGGCTTGGGCTGTTCAACTCGGTATCGGAAGTGCGCCTTCTACATTTAATTGGGCGCTTTCTGCGCGTTTTGCATCGCAGTCAATTGACAATTCCACCGCAATCGCTGTCCTCGCAGACGGTGGTGCAAGTTTTGTGCTGAATCGTTACTTTACATTCGGAGCGACGGTGACGAACTTCGGCTGGGTTTCGGATTACGAAAGCGAAGAGGAATCCGCGCCGATGGCGCTTCAGGCGGGAATTTCGGGAACGCACCCGATTCTGGATATTTTTGATTTGGTTCTTCATGCGGATGCTTACCGCCGGGCGGACTACGATGCGGAATGGCGTTTCGGCTCCGAGTTAATTTATAAGAAGTCGCTCTTTTTCCGGGTGGGCTACGCTTACAAACCGAATGACGACAACGGCGTTTCTGCGGGACTCGGAATCGTCTTTGGGCGTTTCCAGTTCGACTATGCTTACCAATCGAATCCCGTGCTGGACGGAAACCACCTTTTCCACTTGGGAATCGGATTCTGA